The Methanosarcina barkeri str. Wiesmoor DNA segment CCATTCCCATATTCCAGTAACTTGATCCCGGGATTATCATCTGGGAAATTGTAAAGAAATGGTTGATTGAATCAAAAACGTGAATTGAGCCTGCCCGTCTCACTGCAACGACTGCTGCTCCGACTTTATGCCTGAACATTTCGTTGTTGGCTTTAGCAACAAAACCTGCCCTATCAATAAGAGCTTTAAGTTCGGGAGTCAGGTCTGCAAAATAAGTAGGCGAAGCTAGAATTATTCCATCGGCTTCGAGCATTTTTTCAATGCACTCGTTGACGATATCCTTGTCAATTACACATTTCTTGTCCATTTTTTCGT contains these protein-coding regions:
- a CDS encoding flavodoxin family protein codes for the protein MKVVAFNGSPRKDGNTAALIKHVLAELEKEGIETEVVQIGGKKIHGCTACGKCYEKMDKKCVIDKDIVNECIEKMLEADGIILASPTYFADLTPELKALIDRAGFVAKANNEMFRHKVGAAVVAVRRAGSIHVFDSINHFFTISQMIIPGSSYWNMGMGLAEGEVEKDEEGIQTMQTLGQNIAWLLKKLNV